A genomic region of uncultured Paludibaculum sp. contains the following coding sequences:
- a CDS encoding response regulator: MENGQQPKVMLVDDEEMVLTSVRAFLTLETEYDVEAFSNPVQASEHLKSTPVDVVVSDYMMPHMNGLELLRAAKEHQPEAGRILLTGHADKQSAIQAINEVGLYQYLEKPWDNAQLLLVINGAIERTRLLRNLEEKIFQLDAAHGQIKDAQRRLIRAFL; encoded by the coding sequence TTGGAGAACGGTCAACAGCCGAAGGTAATGCTGGTGGATGACGAAGAGATGGTGCTCACGAGCGTGCGCGCCTTCCTGACCTTGGAGACGGAGTACGACGTCGAAGCCTTCAGCAACCCCGTCCAGGCTTCCGAACATCTGAAGTCCACCCCCGTCGACGTCGTCGTCAGCGACTATATGATGCCGCACATGAACGGCCTGGAGCTGCTGCGCGCCGCCAAGGAGCATCAGCCGGAGGCCGGCCGCATCCTGCTCACCGGTCATGCGGACAAACAGAGCGCCATCCAGGCCATCAACGAAGTGGGTCTGTACCAGTATCTGGAGAAGCCCTGGGACAACGCGCAACTGCTGCTGGTGATCAATGGAGCCATTGAACGCACGCGCCTGCTGCGCAACCTGGAGGAGAAAATCTTCCAACTGGATGCCGCCCACGGTCAGATCAAGGACGCCCAGCGGCGTCTCATTCGCGCGTTTCTGTAA
- a CDS encoding ATP-binding protein, with amino-acid sequence MKHGAQSGSLVNRNALRIVLIYLFVAGLWILGSDEVAARLFPGKEAWLKISVYKGLLFVFTTSLLLYLLLRRTFASMAKSSQALEESQRLFVSFMDHLPVGAFLKAGDGTYVFANEFWRRHFYPHRDLEGVRSSDLFPPETVVAFQRDDQATIEHGRIKERNFVLTLNGKVTEWMVKKFPVTLEGGKMTLVGGVAMEITERRRLEEQLRQAAKMEAVGQLAGGVAHDFNNLLTVINGYAELLQVGQTDPAPAAAEIRKAGERAAALTRQLLAFSRRQVLKAEVLDLNTVVTGLESMLQRLIGAHISLNVSTDPCLRPVVADPSQLEQVIINMAVNARDAMPSGGSITLVTDQVEVSTQAEQDRLGVQPGVYVRLTISDTGEGMDDETRRRVFEPFFTTKEVGRGTGLGLSMVYGIVKQSQGTVQVESEPGVGTTFRVYLPAARETPPPPQAGENQSLFGSETILLIEDDESVRDLLAGLLRQRGYRVVQAHDCDDALQAIASAPGTVDLVVSDVIMPGIDGHEAARRLRAIEPGLKIMFVTGYSAEALGLRGLHDQGAVTLEKPFDLDTLSRAVRQALARA; translated from the coding sequence ATGAAACACGGAGCGCAGTCAGGTTCGCTGGTGAACCGGAATGCGCTCCGCATTGTTTTGATCTACCTGTTCGTCGCTGGTCTCTGGATCCTCGGCTCGGATGAAGTGGCGGCCCGGCTCTTCCCCGGAAAGGAAGCCTGGCTGAAGATCAGCGTCTACAAGGGTCTGCTTTTCGTCTTCACCACCAGCCTGCTTCTATATCTTCTGCTGCGGCGCACTTTCGCCTCCATGGCGAAGTCGAGTCAGGCGCTGGAGGAATCCCAGCGGCTCTTCGTCTCGTTCATGGATCATCTCCCGGTCGGTGCTTTCCTGAAGGCCGGCGACGGCACATATGTCTTTGCCAACGAATTCTGGAGACGGCATTTCTACCCTCATCGCGACCTGGAAGGCGTGCGCTCGTCGGATTTGTTTCCACCAGAGACCGTAGTCGCCTTTCAGCGAGACGACCAGGCCACCATCGAGCATGGCCGCATCAAGGAACGCAATTTCGTTCTCACGCTGAATGGCAAAGTCACCGAATGGATGGTGAAGAAGTTCCCGGTCACCCTCGAGGGCGGCAAGATGACGCTCGTGGGCGGCGTGGCCATGGAGATCACTGAGCGGCGCAGGCTGGAAGAGCAGCTCCGCCAGGCCGCCAAGATGGAGGCCGTGGGGCAACTGGCCGGCGGTGTGGCGCACGACTTCAACAATCTGCTCACCGTCATCAACGGTTATGCCGAACTGCTCCAGGTGGGACAGACCGACCCCGCGCCGGCCGCCGCCGAGATCCGCAAGGCCGGCGAACGCGCGGCCGCCCTGACGCGCCAGTTGCTGGCCTTCAGCCGCCGGCAGGTTCTCAAGGCCGAAGTCCTGGATCTCAACACGGTCGTCACCGGTCTGGAATCCATGCTGCAGCGTCTCATCGGCGCCCACATCTCCCTGAACGTCAGCACCGACCCCTGCCTGCGTCCCGTCGTGGCCGACCCCAGCCAGTTGGAGCAGGTCATCATCAACATGGCCGTGAACGCACGTGACGCCATGCCCTCCGGCGGTAGCATCACGCTCGTCACCGATCAGGTGGAGGTTTCCACGCAAGCCGAGCAGGATCGGTTGGGAGTCCAGCCCGGTGTCTACGTTCGGCTCACCATCTCCGATACCGGAGAAGGCATGGACGATGAGACCAGGCGTAGGGTTTTTGAGCCGTTCTTCACTACCAAGGAAGTGGGCCGCGGCACCGGCCTGGGCCTCTCGATGGTCTACGGCATCGTCAAGCAGAGCCAGGGCACCGTGCAGGTGGAAAGTGAACCGGGTGTGGGCACTACGTTCCGGGTGTACCTGCCCGCCGCCCGCGAAACGCCGCCGCCGCCCCAGGCCGGCGAGAATCAATCGTTGTTCGGTTCCGAGACTATCCTGCTGATCGAGGACGACGAGAGCGTGCGAGACCTGCTGGCTGGCCTGCTGCGCCAGCGTGGCTACCGCGTCGTCCAGGCCCACGACTGCGACGATGCCTTGCAGGCCATCGCTTCGGCGCCGGGCACGGTTGATCTGGTTGTCAGTGACGTGATCATGCCAGGCATCGACGGTCACGAGGCGGCCCGCCGCCTGCGCGCCATCGAGCCAGGGCTGAAGATCATGTTCGTCACCGGCTACTCGGCCGAGGCCCTGGGCCTGCGTGGATTGCACGATCAGGGGGCAGTGACCCTCGAGAAGCCTTTCGATCTGGATACTCTCTCGCGCGCCGTCCGGCAGGCCTTGGCTCGCGCTTAA
- a CDS encoding MFS transporter, with the protein MLLIADILGILTYGMIAAMLGTILPELSKKFGLSPKQNGNIGMAQAVGLMIGSFLAGPLMDLEGKKLGMLLALTVITVALVGLRAASGYGSVAGLMLLLGTGGGALVTAAFAVAGDISVPWLQGAAVFNAVNLFFGLGGLITPLVAARIFQNNASRLLIFAASIAILALVVNSMTAMNPPSGKVAFQADQVSILIGSPVLLLLSLALFLYVACEVGVWNWLARHLIAQGVPESKALTILSLGFALGLLLGRIAVVPVLASVTPKMVLFGAGLAMAVTTYLMLQTGNPKTAWIFVFLGGLAMAPVFPTALGLVGGAFKAQGLDSTATGLASTAGWLGLVVSSPIIGGIAGDDPRKLKKALLLLPVASAVMAVVILAL; encoded by the coding sequence ATGTTACTTATCGCTGACATCTTAGGCATCCTCACCTATGGCATGATCGCCGCCATGCTGGGCACCATCCTGCCCGAACTTTCCAAGAAGTTCGGGTTGTCGCCCAAACAGAATGGCAACATCGGCATGGCGCAGGCGGTTGGACTCATGATCGGTTCGTTCCTGGCCGGGCCCCTGATGGACCTGGAAGGTAAAAAGTTGGGCATGTTGTTGGCCTTGACCGTGATCACCGTGGCACTGGTCGGATTGCGCGCGGCCTCCGGCTACGGTTCCGTCGCCGGCCTGATGCTGCTGTTGGGCACCGGCGGCGGCGCCCTGGTGACGGCCGCTTTCGCGGTGGCCGGCGACATCAGTGTGCCGTGGCTGCAGGGCGCGGCGGTCTTTAACGCCGTCAACCTGTTCTTCGGGCTGGGCGGCCTCATCACTCCTCTGGTAGCGGCGCGCATCTTCCAGAACAACGCGAGCCGTCTGCTGATCTTCGCGGCCTCCATCGCCATCCTCGCCCTGGTTGTGAACTCGATGACGGCCATGAACCCGCCCAGCGGCAAGGTCGCCTTCCAGGCCGACCAGGTCTCCATTCTCATTGGTAGCCCCGTGCTGCTGCTGCTTTCCCTGGCCCTGTTCCTCTATGTCGCCTGCGAAGTAGGCGTCTGGAACTGGCTGGCGCGCCACCTCATCGCGCAGGGCGTGCCTGAGTCCAAGGCGTTGACGATCCTCTCTCTCGGCTTTGCCCTCGGCCTGCTGCTGGGCCGCATTGCCGTGGTTCCGGTCCTGGCCAGCGTGACGCCGAAAATGGTCCTCTTCGGTGCCGGCCTCGCCATGGCCGTCACCACTTACCTGATGCTGCAGACCGGCAATCCGAAGACGGCCTGGATCTTTGTCTTCCTCGGTGGCCTTGCCATGGCGCCCGTGTTCCCCACGGCGCTCGGTCTGGTCGGCGGCGCATTCAAGGCGCAAGGTCTCGATTCCACCGCAACGGGCTTGGCTTCGACAGCCGGTTGGTTGGGCTTGGTTGTGAGCTCTCCCATTATCGGCGGCATCGCCGGCGACGACCCTAGGAAGCTCAAGAAAGCCTTGTTGTTGTTGCCGGTCGCCTCCGCGGTTATGGCAGTGGTCATCCTGGCCTTGTAG
- a CDS encoding HAMP domain-containing sensor histidine kinase has translation MSLRRWQAYLFPGAAESDDGFRRQIQRLGATGLQVAGGVTIGTTLFLTVGRFFVQPEPETLRLRLIEAAVMFALGSLNFLFASWPKTARRARAIAVCSSLVGAATLILFSLLITAVAPSYEDFIPSLVTLVLLVSVAAYPLRPGQSFAMGVAMCVIYTTETSFIHRTLYLGSGPVRTNLLFIMMLSVLAAGLSGLLYRQRYLSYVSYERSLQAAEELREAQTRAMIAEQSITIAQIAAALSHEMNNPLGALKSSVDTLLLLTARQATAPPEDHCRLVRLQSDLRKAAQESIDRLSRIVTRMQRFSNLDQAEVQAADLNQLVEDAVALHRANLPERVTIETQFAILPRLECRPSQLSSVFHGIIAHALRAIGEASGLVRATSILVSNGIDVIIDHDGPPLRQEQLTSLFDPGFQVTGDRIASGNWGMFGFRRMVREHGGEITVQSPLPENEKRQGTRFRIHLPLRTAVSGA, from the coding sequence ATGTCGCTTCGACGCTGGCAAGCCTATCTCTTTCCTGGAGCCGCCGAGTCCGACGACGGCTTCCGGCGGCAGATCCAACGGCTGGGCGCAACGGGCCTGCAGGTGGCGGGCGGCGTGACAATTGGCACCACGCTGTTCCTCACCGTGGGCCGTTTCTTCGTGCAGCCGGAGCCGGAGACGCTGCGTCTGCGCCTGATCGAAGCGGCCGTGATGTTCGCCCTTGGATCGCTCAACTTCCTGTTTGCCTCCTGGCCCAAAACAGCCCGGCGCGCACGCGCCATCGCGGTTTGCAGCTCCCTGGTCGGCGCCGCCACCTTGATTCTCTTTTCGCTGCTCATCACCGCGGTTGCTCCAAGCTACGAGGACTTCATCCCCAGTCTTGTCACCCTGGTCCTACTCGTCAGCGTAGCAGCCTATCCGCTACGGCCCGGTCAATCGTTCGCCATGGGCGTGGCCATGTGTGTCATCTACACGACGGAAACCAGCTTCATTCACAGAACCCTCTACCTGGGCAGCGGGCCGGTGCGCACCAACCTGCTATTTATCATGATGCTTTCCGTACTGGCCGCGGGGCTTTCCGGATTGCTTTACCGCCAACGCTACCTCAGCTATGTCTCCTACGAACGCAGCCTTCAGGCGGCCGAAGAGCTGCGCGAAGCCCAGACGCGCGCCATGATCGCCGAACAGTCCATCACGATCGCTCAGATCGCGGCGGCGCTCAGTCACGAGATGAACAACCCGCTGGGCGCACTGAAGAGCTCCGTCGACACGCTGCTGCTGCTGACGGCGCGGCAAGCCACGGCTCCACCGGAAGATCACTGCCGGCTGGTGCGTCTGCAGTCGGACCTGCGAAAGGCCGCGCAGGAGTCCATCGACCGCCTCAGCCGTATCGTGACCCGCATGCAGCGCTTCTCGAATCTCGACCAGGCCGAGGTCCAGGCGGCGGATCTGAATCAACTGGTGGAAGACGCGGTCGCGCTGCACCGGGCGAATCTCCCTGAACGAGTGACCATCGAGACCCAGTTCGCCATCCTGCCCCGTCTGGAGTGCCGGCCATCGCAGCTCAGCTCGGTGTTCCATGGGATTATCGCCCATGCGTTGCGCGCGATTGGAGAGGCTTCCGGGTTGGTCCGCGCAACCAGCATCCTGGTCAGCAACGGAATCGACGTCATCATCGACCACGACGGGCCGCCGCTCCGCCAAGAACAACTCACCTCCTTGTTCGATCCAGGATTTCAGGTCACGGGCGACCGCATTGCGAGCGGCAACTGGGGGATGTTCGGGTTCCGGCGCATGGTCCGCGAGCACGGGGGAGAGATCACGGTCCAAAGCCCCCTGCCCGAAAACGAAAAGAGGCAGGGAACACGCTTCCGTATTCACCTGCCTCTGCGCACCGCTGTCAGCGGCGCCTAG
- a CDS encoding ATP-binding protein, with the protein MQEIDSATEERERLAALGQLVAGVVHEINNPIGSIVSNNEVVLKALDKLKDTLVTASTAGQAPPKKAIDLVDTLRSLASVDKIACERISAVVRSLKTFSRATDSETRLVSLNDLIRDTAKLIDCQYKRCVRLEMQMGELPQVACRPQQLGQVFLNLLLNAAQAIAESGSIIVRTRVAEDGTVEASITDTGKGIAPENRARIFEAGFTTKPMGIGSGLGLALSKRIVEEDHHGRIWFESELGKGTTFYVRIPGR; encoded by the coding sequence ATGCAGGAAATTGACTCGGCGACCGAGGAACGGGAACGCTTGGCGGCGCTGGGGCAGTTGGTCGCTGGTGTCGTTCACGAAATCAACAACCCCATAGGCTCCATCGTCTCGAACAACGAGGTCGTGCTGAAGGCGCTGGACAAGCTCAAGGACACACTGGTGACGGCCTCCACGGCCGGCCAGGCCCCTCCAAAGAAGGCCATCGATCTGGTCGACACGCTGCGCAGCCTGGCGTCTGTCGACAAGATCGCCTGCGAGCGGATCTCGGCCGTGGTGCGCAGTCTCAAGACGTTTTCGCGCGCCACCGATTCCGAGACGCGCCTGGTTTCGCTCAACGACCTGATTCGCGATACGGCCAAACTCATCGATTGCCAGTACAAGCGTTGTGTGCGGCTGGAGATGCAGATGGGCGAACTGCCCCAGGTGGCGTGCCGGCCTCAACAACTGGGCCAGGTCTTTCTCAACCTGCTGCTCAACGCGGCCCAGGCCATCGCCGAGTCGGGCAGCATCATCGTGCGCACACGCGTGGCCGAGGACGGCACGGTGGAGGCGTCAATCACCGATACGGGCAAGGGCATTGCGCCGGAGAACCGCGCCCGCATCTTCGAGGCCGGCTTCACCACCAAGCCGATGGGCATCGGGTCCGGCCTGGGGTTGGCTCTCTCCAAGCGGATTGTCGAGGAAGACCACCACGGCCGCATCTGGTTTGAGAGCGAATTGGGCAAAGGTACGACGTTTTACGTGAGGATTCCCGGGAGGTAG
- a CDS encoding Npt1/Npt2 family nucleotide transporter has protein sequence MLKRLQARVGRAIDVRPGEYGRTLLMFLYLMCVLLAYYILKPSSRALFLTRFSTDHLPYLYMVMAVSGGILAYFYSRIAVKWSLNAAVNASIVFVVLCLLELWQLLDTGQSWVYYVFNIWVSLFSLVLVSQGWLVASQVFDAREAKRVYGILAGGAVLGAAIGGSLTAQFAAAVGTRNLLMVSAGFVVLAYVFYRLLLLQPGVNLERARGASRDDIQFSVRDIGKAVMQRRHLQVIVAILTVTYVVDTLVEFQFNSMAVRGRSGDSLTAFLGGFYGIYLNLATFVIQIFLTSWIVNRFGVGGTLLAMPIGIGCASGAMLFSPGVWAAGAARLIEASTRYSLNRTGMELLYLPLPDDLKQRTKAFVDVFVDRMARGLGALVILALGALFVDSLQAVTITVLVLCGVWAALSMYARREYIATVRGRLESRRLDLESMRIPYQDAGLLRLLEETARKQSGRQAVYALSMLDEVPDYPLEPLAVGMVSQAPSEVRAKIFDIAAHRGWHSLLSEARSEIQQPGSVALKSAVRYACSVNGCEDELLSRMLDSPDLKVVEAAVESSTKTPLSWAMTALASTDASRRRLGALALRAHPNEAVAELPRLLGDADSSVRAAAADTLVAEGALAAPVLAPIIADERAVPRVRLRALRALTRTQCQAALDSLMGLLSVDDLVVRGGVVRSLTQLHDRAPHLQFGGQPVEEQIQQEARSYYSMHAALGALRQSGRKAPALDLLMRTLDERMGRTVERLFRLLGLRYPPKDIDAAYRAYQRNRSEELSNAIDFLDNILDHELKRLVLPLLDEDSADDQALLLFGIDRPTAGDALGRMIDEGDPWLMGCALAAARELGLNSGVLGRPETMRQLNIVERVIALEGVDLMKGLTPDQLSRVAAIATQESAPPGRDILTPQSPLDAMYIILDGRVALLQAGEQLEVVHQNEVLGSWALLDNSPLPVTARALEDTVLLRISRDDFFDLLSDNMEIASAILSTLVKRFRALLSGEVKQ, from the coding sequence TTGCTGAAGCGCCTTCAGGCACGAGTTGGCCGAGCGATTGATGTGCGGCCGGGAGAATACGGCCGCACGCTGCTGATGTTTCTGTACCTGATGTGCGTGCTTTTGGCCTATTACATCCTCAAGCCCTCATCCCGCGCCCTGTTCCTGACGCGCTTTTCCACCGACCATTTGCCCTACCTGTATATGGTGATGGCGGTGAGCGGCGGAATCCTCGCCTACTTCTACTCGCGCATCGCCGTGAAGTGGTCTCTCAACGCGGCTGTCAACGCGTCCATCGTCTTCGTCGTGCTGTGCCTGCTGGAACTCTGGCAGTTGCTGGACACCGGTCAGAGCTGGGTCTACTACGTCTTTAACATCTGGGTGAGCCTCTTCAGCCTGGTGCTTGTGTCACAGGGCTGGCTGGTGGCCAGCCAGGTGTTCGATGCCCGCGAGGCGAAGCGGGTCTATGGAATCCTGGCGGGCGGAGCGGTATTGGGCGCGGCTATCGGCGGATCGCTCACCGCGCAGTTCGCCGCCGCCGTGGGTACGCGCAATCTCTTGATGGTCAGCGCCGGCTTTGTCGTGCTGGCCTATGTCTTCTATCGCCTGCTGCTGCTGCAGCCCGGCGTCAATCTGGAAAGAGCACGCGGCGCGTCCCGCGACGACATCCAGTTCTCGGTGCGCGACATCGGCAAGGCCGTGATGCAGAGACGCCACCTCCAGGTGATCGTCGCGATTCTCACGGTCACCTACGTCGTCGACACCCTGGTGGAGTTCCAGTTCAATTCCATGGCGGTCCGCGGCCGGTCGGGCGACTCGCTGACGGCATTCCTGGGCGGATTCTACGGGATCTATTTGAATCTGGCGACGTTCGTGATCCAGATCTTCCTGACATCCTGGATTGTGAACCGCTTCGGCGTGGGCGGCACCCTGTTGGCCATGCCCATCGGCATCGGCTGCGCGTCCGGCGCCATGCTGTTTTCGCCGGGCGTTTGGGCGGCGGGCGCGGCCCGGCTCATCGAAGCCTCCACCCGGTACTCTCTGAACCGCACCGGCATGGAGCTCCTCTACCTGCCCTTGCCGGACGATCTCAAACAGAGAACGAAGGCCTTCGTCGACGTCTTCGTCGATCGCATGGCGCGCGGCTTGGGCGCCCTGGTGATTCTGGCGCTGGGCGCGCTATTCGTCGACAGTCTGCAGGCCGTCACCATCACGGTGCTGGTGCTGTGCGGTGTCTGGGCCGCGCTTTCGATGTATGCGCGCCGCGAGTATATCGCCACGGTCCGTGGACGCCTGGAATCGCGGCGGCTCGACCTGGAAAGCATGCGCATCCCCTATCAGGACGCCGGCCTGCTGCGTTTGCTGGAAGAAACCGCCCGTAAGCAGAGCGGCCGCCAGGCCGTGTACGCCCTGTCGATGCTGGACGAGGTGCCCGACTACCCGCTGGAGCCGCTGGCCGTGGGCATGGTCAGCCAGGCGCCAAGCGAAGTACGGGCCAAGATCTTCGATATCGCCGCTCACCGCGGCTGGCATTCGCTGCTGTCGGAAGCGCGCAGTGAGATCCAGCAGCCCGGCAGCGTCGCCCTGAAGTCAGCTGTGCGCTATGCCTGCAGCGTGAACGGTTGTGAGGACGAGCTGCTCAGCCGCATGCTGGACTCGCCGGATCTCAAAGTGGTGGAAGCGGCCGTCGAATCGTCCACAAAGACTCCGCTATCCTGGGCGATGACGGCGCTGGCGTCGACCGATGCCTCCCGGCGCCGCCTGGGCGCTTTGGCCTTGCGGGCTCATCCTAATGAGGCGGTGGCCGAGCTGCCTCGATTGCTGGGCGATGCGGACAGCAGCGTCCGCGCCGCGGCGGCCGATACCCTCGTGGCCGAGGGCGCCTTGGCGGCCCCCGTCCTGGCTCCGATCATTGCCGACGAAAGAGCCGTACCCCGCGTCCGCCTGCGCGCTCTGCGAGCCTTGACGCGCACGCAGTGCCAGGCCGCGCTTGACTCGCTGATGGGCCTGCTGAGCGTGGACGATCTGGTGGTGCGCGGCGGCGTGGTCCGGTCCCTCACTCAGTTGCACGATCGCGCTCCGCACCTGCAGTTCGGCGGCCAACCGGTGGAAGAACAGATCCAGCAGGAGGCGCGGTCCTACTACAGCATGCATGCCGCCTTGGGCGCGCTACGTCAGAGTGGCCGCAAGGCTCCGGCCCTCGACCTGCTGATGCGCACGCTGGACGAACGGATGGGTCGCACGGTGGAGCGCCTGTTCCGCCTGCTGGGCCTGCGCTATCCGCCTAAGGATATCGACGCCGCCTACCGTGCCTATCAACGCAACCGCAGCGAGGAATTGTCCAACGCCATCGACTTTCTGGACAACATCCTCGATCACGAATTAAAGCGTCTGGTGTTGCCCTTGCTCGACGAAGACAGCGCCGACGACCAGGCCTTGCTGCTGTTCGGCATCGACCGGCCTACCGCCGGCGATGCCCTGGGGAGGATGATAGATGAGGGAGACCCGTGGTTGATGGGTTGCGCCCTGGCTGCGGCTCGCGAGCTGGGTTTGAACTCAGGTGTGCTGGGGAGGCCGGAAACGATGCGCCAATTGAACATCGTCGAACGCGTGATCGCTTTGGAAGGCGTCGACCTGATGAAGGGCTTGACGCCCGATCAGTTGTCGCGCGTCGCCGCCATCGCCACGCAGGAGAGCGCGCCACCCGGACGTGACATTCTCACGCCGCAAAGCCCGCTGGATGCGATGTACATCATCCTGGACGGTCGCGTGGCCCTGCTGCAGGCTGGCGAACAGCTTGAGGTGGTCCATCAGAACGAGGTACTTGGAAGTTGGGCACTGCTGGACAATTCGCCGCTGCCGGTAACGGCGCGCGCGCTGGAAGACACGGTTCTGCTGAGGATTTCGCGGGATGATTTCTTCGACCTGCTGTCGGACAACATGGAGATCGCGTCCGCGATCCTGTCCACGCTGGTCAAACGGTTCCGCGCACTGCTCAGTGGCGAGGTGAAACAGTGA
- a CDS encoding DUF4920 domain-containing protein yields MKYLLSLLAAAALCFAADSKLGKPLTLSTQTSIADINAKPADFVGKTVQVKGKISEVCQAMGCWMQLVDPATKASVKVKVKDGEIVFPKTAVGKMAVAEGKLTKIEMTKDQAIAQAKHEAEENKRKFDPASITGPVTIYQIQGTGAVIE; encoded by the coding sequence ATGAAGTACCTACTATCTCTCCTCGCCGCCGCGGCTCTGTGCTTTGCGGCCGATTCGAAACTCGGCAAGCCCCTGACGCTTTCCACGCAGACCTCCATTGCCGACATCAACGCCAAGCCTGCTGATTTCGTCGGCAAGACCGTGCAGGTAAAAGGCAAGATCTCGGAAGTCTGCCAGGCCATGGGCTGCTGGATGCAGTTGGTCGACCCGGCCACCAAGGCTTCGGTGAAGGTCAAGGTGAAGGACGGCGAGATCGTGTTCCCCAAGACGGCAGTTGGCAAAATGGCCGTCGCCGAAGGCAAACTGACCAAAATCGAAATGACCAAGGATCAGGCGATCGCTCAGGCCAAACACGAGGCCGAGGAAAACAAGCGCAAGTTCGATCCGGCCAGCATCACGGGGCCCGTGACGATCTATCAGATTCAGGGCACCGGCGCGGTGATCGAGTAG
- a CDS encoding alkaline phosphatase family protein, which translates to MKRTLLLAALGAASLLGWAQTRPAAAPVKKPKLVVMIVVDQFRYDYLTKFGSQFTGGFRRLLDRGAVFTNAYYNHMPTVTAVGHSIVLSGAMPASSGIVGNEWYDRQTGQQVTSVSDENVKQLGAPAKRGASPHRLLISTVGDELKMSGKAPSKVVSLSIKDRSAIMPGGHMADGAYWFDKPTGNFVSSTWYFQDLPAWVKTFNEKKAIDKFKGTLGYDKMAESSPGNDVVELFAETAIEGENLGRNAGIDLLSMSFSANDTVGHAKGPDSPEAKEITLHTDKVLARFFDFLDKRIGLSNVIVVLSADHGVSPLPELMASRKMPGGRMTEGVVINAVTSALNAKYGEAKWVLGKSGPSPYLDHKLIADSKLDLEEVQQTAAQAVRNLPHIARVFTREELRRGLAQNDMVGRRVQNGFFYQRASDLVIVPEPYWLFEKSGTSHGTPWNYDAHVPVIFMGPGIKPGKYNEAAAVNDIAPTLTTILEVETPSGSAGRVLTEMLVK; encoded by the coding sequence ATGAAAAGAACACTCCTCCTGGCGGCGCTCGGCGCCGCTTCCCTCCTGGGCTGGGCCCAGACTCGCCCGGCGGCAGCGCCGGTAAAGAAACCGAAGCTGGTCGTCATGATCGTGGTGGACCAGTTCCGCTACGACTACCTCACCAAGTTCGGGTCGCAGTTCACGGGCGGATTCAGGCGCCTGCTGGATCGTGGCGCGGTCTTCACGAATGCCTACTACAACCACATGCCGACGGTGACCGCCGTGGGGCACTCCATCGTGCTCTCCGGTGCCATGCCGGCCTCCAGCGGTATTGTCGGCAACGAATGGTACGACCGTCAGACGGGCCAGCAGGTGACGAGTGTCTCCGATGAGAACGTCAAGCAATTGGGTGCGCCCGCCAAGCGCGGAGCTTCGCCGCACCGCCTGCTCATCTCCACCGTGGGCGACGAGTTGAAGATGAGCGGCAAGGCCCCCTCCAAAGTGGTGAGCCTCTCCATCAAGGACCGCAGCGCCATCATGCCGGGCGGCCATATGGCCGACGGCGCTTACTGGTTCGACAAGCCCACCGGCAACTTCGTGAGCTCCACCTGGTACTTCCAGGATCTGCCCGCCTGGGTCAAGACCTTCAATGAAAAGAAGGCTATCGACAAGTTCAAGGGCACGCTCGGCTACGACAAGATGGCTGAATCTTCGCCCGGCAATGACGTGGTCGAACTCTTCGCCGAAACCGCCATTGAGGGTGAGAACCTGGGCCGCAACGCAGGTATCGACCTGCTGTCCATGAGCTTCTCGGCCAACGACACCGTCGGCCACGCCAAGGGCCCCGACTCGCCCGAGGCCAAGGAGATCACGCTCCACACCGACAAGGTGCTGGCCCGTTTCTTCGATTTCCTCGACAAGCGCATCGGCCTGTCCAACGTGATCGTGGTGCTCAGTGCCGATCATGGCGTTTCGCCGCTGCCCGAGTTGATGGCTTCCCGCAAGATGCCCGGCGGCCGCATGACCGAGGGTGTTGTGATCAACGCGGTGACCTCCGCCTTGAATGCAAAATACGGCGAAGCGAAATGGGTGCTCGGCAAGAGCGGCCCCAGCCCGTATCTCGACCATAAGCTGATTGCCGACAGCAAGCTCGACCTCGAAGAGGTGCAACAGACGGCCGCGCAGGCCGTGCGGAATCTGCCGCACATCGCCCGCGTCTTCACGCGCGAGGAACTGCGCCGCGGCCTGGCGCAGAACGACATGGTGGGCCGCCGTGTCCAGAACGGCTTCTTCTACCAGCGCGCCTCGGACCTCGTCATCGTGCCCGAGCCCTACTGGCTGTTCGAGAAGAGCGGCACTTCGCACGGCACGCCCTGGAACTACGACGCGCACGTGCCGGTCATCTTCATGGGGCCCGGCATCAAGCCCGGCAAGTACAACGAAGCCGCCGCCGTCAACGACATCGCGCCCACTCTCACCACGATCCTCGAGGTGGAAACGCCCAGCGGGTCGGCTGGACGCGTTCTCACCGAGATGCTGGTCAAATAG